A region of the Candidatus Limnocylindria bacterium genome:
ACCTGGTCGCCAACGTGCGGTGCAGTCTGCTCGTCGTCGATCCTGACGACACGGGTCGCTTCGTGCAGATCCGCGGCGACGCCGAGCTGATCACGGACGGCGCGCTCGAACACCTCGATGCGCTCACCCGGCGCTACACCCGGCATCCGGCCTATTACGGCCACATCTACCCGGCGGCCCAGCGAAGTAGGGAGACGCGCGTGATCTGCCGAATTCACGCCTGTCGGATCACCGTCGATGCGATTCACGGGTAAGTCGAGAGGCCGAAAGCGCTCGCGCCGGAAACCCCGAACCGCTGAGCTCCCGGGCTCGGCCCCGAACAGCCGCGCACTCGTTCGCACGAAAATTGCGAAAATTTGAGACAGCCACGCACCGCGAGAACCCTTCGAGTCCACGGATAGGCACAAATTGCGCGTACGGGCCGAAGCTACGTGACCGCTCAGTGGGTCCTTGAGATCCTTAGGAGATTCACCTTCGGGCACTCGAGGGGAAGAGCAGCGGCTCCGAAGATCGTCGCGTTGACGTTCAGAACATGCGAGAATCGGTAGGAATTCGCGCCGACGTAGCTCAGCCGGTAGAGCAGCGGTTTCGTAAACCGCCGGTCGGCAGTTCGAGTCTGCCCGTCGGCTCAGAGATCTCGAGGAAACTCGACCCGTTCAACTTCGCCCGGCGCAGACTGCCGTGAGACTGCATCCAAACTGCAGCCACAAGGGCTGGGTTCGTAGTCATGCGACCATCCCCCGAGTCGTCGGCCGCGATCGCCGGTTC
Encoded here:
- a CDS encoding PPOX class F420-dependent oxidoreductase, with product MSTIVSAVTVPASHADLLTRPVCGVLTTMRADGQPQSSLVWLDYDGECVRVNTTLERQKGRNLVANVRCSLLVVDPDDTGRFVQIRGDAELITDGALEHLDALTRRYTRHPAYYGHIYPAAQRSRETRVICRIHACRITVDAIHG